One genomic window of Blastocatellia bacterium includes the following:
- a CDS encoding class II aldolase/adducin family protein: MNNLSTTPHPNLKERVSQEEWQMRVDLAAAYRLVAHFGWDDLIYTHISARVPGTDHHFLLNPYGMLFEEVTASSLVKVDLEGRIVMDTPYVINPAGFTIHSAVHAARPDAICVMHLHTPYGIAVSAQKDGLLPLSQQSAICLASLGYHDYEGLALNEDEKPRLVADLGDKTFLILRNHGLLTVGPTVADAFQAMYLLENACRIQILAQSGGSELIPIDKAILDGITEQVEVVTRGLGGQLSWPGLLRKLDRMDPSYRD, from the coding sequence ATGAACAACCTGTCAACAACTCCACATCCCAACTTGAAGGAGCGCGTCTCTCAGGAAGAATGGCAGATGCGCGTTGATCTGGCTGCCGCGTATCGGCTGGTGGCGCATTTCGGTTGGGATGACCTCATCTACACGCATATTTCAGCCCGCGTGCCGGGAACAGATCATCACTTTTTGCTCAACCCTTACGGCATGCTGTTCGAGGAGGTCACAGCGTCCAGCTTGGTCAAAGTTGATCTGGAAGGGCGCATCGTGATGGACACACCGTATGTCATCAATCCAGCCGGCTTCACCATTCACAGCGCCGTTCATGCAGCTCGACCGGACGCAATCTGTGTGATGCACTTGCACACGCCATACGGCATTGCTGTCTCAGCGCAAAAGGATGGGTTGCTGCCTCTTTCGCAGCAATCGGCGATCTGCCTGGCTTCGCTTGGCTATCACGACTACGAAGGGCTGGCGCTGAATGAAGACGAAAAACCGCGACTGGTGGCTGATCTGGGCGATAAGACATTTCTGATTCTGCGCAATCATGGATTGCTTACCGTCGGGCCAACAGTCGCCGATGCGTTTCAGGCAATGTACCTGCTGGAGAACGCTTGTCGCATTCAAATCCTGGCACAATCAGGCGGCTCTGAGCTGATTCCGATTGACAAGGCCATTCTGGATGGCATCACAGAGCAAGTTGAAGTGGTCACGCGCGGCCTCGGCGGCCAGCTTAGTTGGCCTGGGCTGCTCAGAAAACTGGATCGCATGGACCCATCCTATCGAGATTAA
- a CDS encoding nuclear transport factor 2 family protein, producing MPQKTGSNAAARTMQVAQRAFEHFRHGLAKGEWQPFLDMLSDDFTFYFPTGKYQGQNVGKERAAEFFRYVSTVFPEGVRITEVLRVTGNERTVVFEFRDEGVLRGEPYKNRVAVSMDVCGDKICAYREYFGSDGKSN from the coding sequence ATGCCACAGAAGACTGGCTCCAACGCGGCTGCCCGGACGATGCAGGTGGCACAACGGGCATTCGAGCATTTCCGGCACGGCTTGGCCAAAGGAGAATGGCAGCCCTTCCTCGACATGTTGTCCGATGATTTCACGTTCTACTTCCCGACCGGCAAATATCAAGGGCAGAATGTTGGAAAAGAGCGAGCGGCCGAGTTTTTCCGGTATGTCTCGACGGTGTTTCCCGAAGGCGTGCGCATCACGGAGGTGCTGCGCGTGACGGGAAACGAGCGGACCGTGGTGTTTGAGTTCCGCGACGAAGGCGTGCTGCGCGGCGAGCCGTACAAGAACCGCGTGGCCGTCTCGATGGATGTCTGCGGCGACAAAATCTGCGCCTATCGCGAATACTTCGGCAGCGATGGCAAGTCGAATTGA
- a CDS encoding MFS transporter, giving the protein MISASLPSALSLRLRTNLRWIIVGLIFLATTINYIDRQAISVAAPTIMEDLNLSKQDYSWIVTSFLLAYALMQVVTGLLIDRIGTKRGFSLAISWWSVANMLHALGSGVWSLSIFRFLLGVGEAGNYPAALKAIAEWFPKTERSTAVGILNAGPGFGAIIAPPLVAWLVITLGWRMAFVVTGAIGFVWLIAWHKIYDTPEFHRRLTQQEAELILGEQFRNPAPRVKTPWHHFFRYKEVWGLMLSRFVCDGAFYFFAFWLPTYLHDVRGFSLQQIGLFAWIPFLAADAGSLFGGWAGTRLIRNGMTVNRSRKLMIWLGAAMVPVAMPAYFVSSPGMALLLIAVAMFAIQIKSASLFTIPADLVESSNVATVWGLSGAAGSVGGMLFTPLIGWLVDHVSYEPVFVIVSIMHLVSALIVMLFIPRIEPLSPLRREFGEEQPWKDITIR; this is encoded by the coding sequence ATGATCTCAGCCAGTCTTCCCAGCGCGTTGTCGCTTCGCCTGCGCACCAATCTGCGCTGGATCATTGTCGGGCTGATCTTCCTGGCGACGACGATCAACTACATTGATCGTCAAGCCATCTCGGTCGCTGCGCCAACCATCATGGAGGATTTGAATCTCTCCAAGCAGGACTATTCGTGGATCGTCACGTCGTTTTTGCTGGCCTATGCGCTGATGCAAGTTGTTACGGGGCTGCTGATTGATCGCATTGGCACGAAGCGCGGCTTTTCACTGGCCATCAGTTGGTGGTCAGTCGCTAACATGCTACACGCGCTGGGCAGTGGCGTGTGGAGCCTTTCAATCTTTCGATTCCTGCTGGGCGTCGGTGAAGCCGGCAATTATCCGGCGGCACTGAAAGCCATTGCTGAATGGTTTCCCAAAACAGAGCGCTCAACCGCTGTCGGCATTTTGAATGCCGGCCCCGGCTTTGGCGCGATCATCGCGCCGCCGCTGGTGGCATGGTTAGTCATCACGTTGGGATGGCGGATGGCTTTCGTCGTGACCGGCGCCATCGGATTCGTCTGGTTAATCGCCTGGCACAAAATTTACGACACGCCAGAGTTTCATCGGCGACTGACACAACAAGAAGCCGAACTGATCCTGGGCGAGCAATTCCGCAATCCGGCCCCGCGCGTGAAGACGCCCTGGCATCACTTTTTCCGTTACAAAGAAGTCTGGGGATTGATGCTCTCACGGTTCGTCTGCGACGGAGCATTTTACTTTTTCGCTTTTTGGTTGCCGACCTACCTGCATGATGTGCGCGGCTTCAGCCTTCAACAAATCGGTCTGTTCGCCTGGATTCCTTTTCTGGCGGCTGATGCCGGCAGCTTATTTGGCGGATGGGCCGGCACGCGGCTCATCCGCAACGGCATGACGGTCAATCGCTCGCGCAAGCTGATGATCTGGCTGGGCGCAGCGATGGTGCCTGTGGCCATGCCAGCATACTTTGTCTCGTCGCCTGGAATGGCGCTGCTGCTGATTGCGGTGGCCATGTTTGCCATTCAGATCAAATCCGCATCGTTGTTCACCATCCCGGCCGATTTGGTTGAATCATCAAATGTCGCCACTGTGTGGGGCTTATCGGGGGCAGCCGGCAGCGTCGGAGGCATGTTGTTCACGCCGCTGATTGGATGGCTGGTGGATCACGTCTCGTATGAGCCGGTCTTTGTCATCGTCTCGATCATGCATCTGGTTTCTGCGTTGATCGTCATGTTGTTCATTCCGCGCATCGAGCCGCTAAGCCCGTTGCGACGAG
- a CDS encoding redoxin domain-containing protein: protein MNSRMITVSLVLLLLAGASSATTGVQVDSHASQSSGQPTQQPDGSTKTVEPINAQQFRSLLASLKGHVVLVNIWATWCIPCIREFPDLSKLQQQYYDRGLRVIAIAIDEPDELESKVRPFVKARAPAFTTYHCSESPADKLISVLDPSWSDIVPTSYILDTEGTLKATLQGRKPFEVFEAAIQPYLPAAKPSAASAEVSAALSLVRQAIAAHGGEAFHRPRSMQLKGRAIYHPMDQSPDVVIDQLTITRVVPQASTSARQPGGKLRAEAWVGGKVFFRQGYDGTRFWADISGQAQPVAEYLQLDRHFGFGIIRFAETPGFVVEQHPDGEVEGRPAFHISITDLEKRRTDFWIDKETRLIHKVAFDTPSGHHERIYWPYDLSEQVREARHVKLLFKGHKLFDVMWESVRYNQDFPDEFFAPPADLQKAAN from the coding sequence ATGAACTCACGAATGATCACGGTGAGCCTTGTTCTCTTGTTGCTAGCGGGCGCTTCATCGGCGACAACTGGCGTGCAGGTTGACTCGCACGCCTCTCAGTCATCAGGCCAGCCAACCCAACAACCTGACGGAAGCACAAAAACGGTCGAGCCAATCAATGCCCAACAATTTCGTAGTCTGCTGGCCAGTTTGAAAGGTCATGTTGTACTGGTGAACATCTGGGCGACGTGGTGCATACCGTGCATTCGAGAGTTTCCTGATCTCTCAAAACTTCAGCAGCAATACTACGATCGCGGGCTGCGCGTCATCGCCATTGCGATAGACGAGCCGGATGAACTGGAGAGCAAAGTCAGGCCATTCGTCAAAGCGCGCGCGCCTGCTTTCACCACCTATCACTGTAGCGAGTCGCCGGCGGACAAACTGATCAGCGTGCTTGATCCAAGCTGGAGTGACATTGTGCCGACTTCCTACATCCTCGATACAGAAGGAACGTTGAAGGCGACCTTGCAAGGGCGCAAGCCATTTGAAGTCTTTGAAGCGGCTATTCAACCATATTTGCCAGCCGCCAAACCGAGTGCCGCGAGCGCCGAGGTATCTGCGGCGTTGTCGCTTGTGCGTCAGGCGATCGCTGCTCATGGCGGTGAAGCATTCCATCGCCCGCGTTCGATGCAACTGAAAGGGCGAGCCATTTATCATCCGATGGATCAGAGTCCCGATGTTGTGATTGATCAACTGACCATCACGCGCGTCGTGCCACAAGCTAGCACCTCGGCGCGGCAGCCCGGCGGCAAACTGCGCGCGGAAGCCTGGGTAGGTGGCAAGGTCTTCTTCCGCCAAGGCTATGACGGAACGCGGTTCTGGGCTGACATCAGTGGGCAAGCTCAACCCGTTGCCGAGTATTTGCAGCTTGATCGTCATTTTGGCTTCGGCATCATTCGCTTTGCTGAAACGCCGGGCTTTGTGGTTGAACAGCACCCTGACGGTGAGGTTGAAGGGCGTCCTGCGTTTCACATCTCCATTACCGATTTGGAGAAGCGGCGCACGGACTTCTGGATTGATAAAGAAACACGCTTGATTCACAAAGTCGCCTTCGATACACCTTCAGGCCATCATGAACGCATCTACTGGCCCTACGACCTGAGCGAGCAGGTCAGGGAAGCGCGACACGTCAAACTACTGTTCAAGGGACATAAACTCTTCGACGTGATGTGGGAGAGCGTTCGCTACAATCAGGATTTTCCTGATGAGTTCTTTGCGCCGCCGGCTGATCTGCAAAAGGCAGCCAATTAG
- a CDS encoding TonB-dependent receptor has translation MNRTILSQLKRSVFCALAVAVALSVTLATVHAQTTGAILGTVEDETGAVIAGARVTAINLATGLERTVETDSSGAFEFPVLPIGTYRVRCEKEGFKTKIREDVVLQIAQRVRLDFQLVAGAPVEEITISTGTTLVNTQSAELGEVIENRRILDLPLNGRQFLQLAELTPGVSRGPTGGFRGGLTGNLTGPNITVNGSRDTDNYYTVDGVSVNDRFFNSLTVSPSVEAIQEFKVQSSLYSAEAGVTSGAQINIAIKSGSNEFHGSIYEFFRNDRLNARNFFDDAKPVYQQNQFGFTAGGRIIRDRTFFFGNFEGLRLRVPQTRTLTVPTLKMKRGDFSEVGDGDPATRNDIDLRDPYAPGAPFRNTFFPGNQIPMSRFDPVARDLLSLWPDPNRPGLSQNLVASPAFRNRTDQFTFRIDHRLSSKDTLYGRFIFSNITAYSPFGAITQGTRTGAAVPGFGWDLTTNNRNLALNYTRVWSSKLVGEFRFGYNRTFGGQEHEQRGNNVAARNNIQGLVDQTELTIGVPRINVVGFSPFGDEPNTITRVNNDYQYDYNVTYTVGAHTLKFGFQYARVNFAPAIQNFVRGSYSFGSTRNTSNHPFADFLLGLPHQGATGAIAAADFRGNEFYWYVQDSWRVNARLTLDYGLRYDYQEPLADRNLQLSNFDLNRTRKIIIPSEGGRIAPASEFRSATLRDGFSGFPIMTSEEYGIHPGLIHEDKNNFGPRFGLAWSVLGDDRLVLRTGYGIYYNRKEQFAATTMTARPPFGYTGSRQNFFVATPARNPDGTPITIANFMGVNPAAFALLLPVDPEMRSGYAQQWSLNIQTTPVRDLMFETGYVGSKGTRLFLTDSRNYRRPLQDNATREFFPYVFGMAVWTDYGFSTYHSWQTRVVKRLSGGLQFSANYTWAKSLDNNSAGSSGSNDSDSGGISNPFNRKAEKGRSAFDARHRFVVSAVYELPFGPGRAFGASATGVGRKLIEGWQISGIGSYRTGTAFTVDSTTDFHQIGRTNSNRPNLIGDPNAGPRTAEQWFNVAAFVTPTPGFFGTAGRNIVEADSFSAIDLSFQKETSITERWRVQFRWEIFNLLNQTNFAVPDRTFVAPIDAPGGVANINPNFGRVFTAADPRVMQVALKLIF, from the coding sequence ATGAATCGAACTATACTGTCGCAATTGAAGCGATCGGTGTTTTGTGCATTGGCAGTGGCCGTCGCATTGAGCGTGACATTGGCCACTGTCCACGCTCAAACTACCGGCGCTATCTTGGGCACCGTTGAAGACGAGACAGGCGCAGTGATCGCCGGTGCTCGGGTGACAGCCATCAACCTAGCCACCGGCTTAGAGCGCACTGTTGAGACGGATTCCAGTGGTGCCTTTGAATTTCCTGTGCTGCCGATTGGAACCTATCGTGTCCGCTGCGAGAAGGAGGGCTTCAAGACAAAAATTCGTGAAGACGTCGTCCTGCAAATCGCGCAACGGGTGCGATTGGATTTTCAACTGGTGGCTGGCGCGCCGGTGGAAGAAATCACCATCAGCACAGGGACAACGCTGGTCAATACGCAAAGCGCTGAACTAGGTGAGGTCATCGAAAACCGGCGCATCCTCGATTTGCCGCTGAACGGACGGCAATTTCTTCAACTGGCCGAATTGACGCCGGGTGTCAGTCGCGGGCCGACCGGCGGGTTTCGTGGCGGCTTGACAGGCAATCTGACAGGCCCGAACATCACCGTCAACGGCTCGCGCGACACGGACAATTACTACACCGTTGACGGCGTCTCGGTGAATGACCGGTTCTTCAATTCGCTTACCGTCTCGCCCTCAGTCGAGGCCATCCAAGAGTTCAAAGTGCAATCCAGTCTCTATTCAGCCGAAGCCGGCGTCACCAGCGGCGCGCAAATCAACATCGCGATTAAAAGCGGCAGCAACGAGTTTCACGGCTCGATCTATGAGTTCTTCCGCAACGACCGGCTCAACGCGCGCAATTTCTTCGACGACGCGAAGCCGGTTTATCAGCAGAACCAATTCGGTTTCACAGCGGGCGGGCGGATCATTCGTGATCGAACCTTTTTCTTCGGCAACTTTGAAGGCCTGCGATTGCGAGTGCCGCAGACGCGCACGCTGACTGTGCCGACGCTGAAGATGAAGCGGGGCGATTTCAGCGAAGTCGGCGACGGCGATCCGGCCACGCGCAACGACATTGACCTGCGCGATCCGTATGCGCCGGGCGCGCCGTTCCGCAATACCTTTTTCCCCGGCAACCAAATTCCGATGAGTCGGTTCGACCCTGTAGCCCGCGATTTGTTGTCGTTGTGGCCGGACCCGAATCGTCCTGGCCTTTCGCAGAATTTGGTTGCCTCGCCGGCGTTTCGCAATAGGACCGATCAATTCACCTTCCGCATTGACCATCGCCTGTCGTCCAAAGACACCCTCTACGGGCGGTTTATTTTCTCCAACATCACCGCCTATTCGCCGTTCGGCGCGATTACCCAGGGCACGCGCACCGGCGCTGCCGTGCCAGGATTCGGATGGGATTTGACGACCAACAATCGGAATCTGGCGCTCAATTACACGCGCGTCTGGTCGAGCAAACTCGTCGGCGAATTCCGGTTTGGCTACAATCGCACGTTTGGCGGTCAAGAGCACGAACAGCGCGGCAATAATGTGGCGGCGCGGAACAACATTCAGGGGTTGGTTGATCAAACCGAGCTCACCATCGGCGTCCCGCGCATCAACGTGGTCGGGTTCAGTCCATTTGGCGATGAGCCGAATACGATCACGCGCGTCAACAACGATTATCAGTACGACTACAACGTGACCTACACCGTTGGCGCGCATACGCTGAAGTTCGGCTTCCAGTACGCTCGCGTCAATTTTGCGCCGGCCATCCAGAATTTCGTGCGTGGCAGCTACAGCTTCGGCTCGACGCGCAACACCAGCAATCACCCCTTCGCCGACTTCTTGCTCGGTTTGCCCCATCAAGGCGCGACGGGCGCCATTGCAGCCGCCGATTTCCGCGGCAATGAGTTTTACTGGTACGTGCAGGATAGCTGGCGGGTCAATGCACGGCTCACATTGGATTACGGGCTACGCTATGACTATCAAGAGCCGCTGGCCGATAGGAATTTGCAACTTTCCAACTTCGATCTGAATCGCACGCGAAAGATCATTATTCCCAGCGAAGGCGGCCGGATTGCGCCGGCGTCAGAGTTTCGCTCGGCCACTTTGCGAGACGGCTTCTCCGGCTTTCCCATCATGACCTCGGAGGAGTATGGCATCCATCCGGGATTGATTCACGAGGACAAGAACAACTTCGGGCCTCGCTTTGGGCTGGCCTGGAGCGTCCTGGGCGATGACCGACTGGTGCTGCGAACCGGCTACGGCATTTACTACAATCGGAAAGAACAGTTCGCTGCCACCACCATGACAGCCCGTCCACCCTTCGGGTATACCGGCTCGCGTCAGAATTTCTTCGTCGCTACGCCGGCGCGTAACCCTGACGGGACGCCGATCACCATCGCCAACTTCATGGGCGTCAACCCAGCAGCGTTTGCCTTATTGCTGCCGGTTGACCCTGAGATGCGATCCGGCTATGCCCAGCAGTGGAGCTTGAATATCCAGACCACGCCGGTGCGTGATCTGATGTTCGAGACGGGTTATGTCGGCTCGAAAGGCACTCGGCTGTTCTTGACCGATAGCCGAAACTATCGGCGACCGTTGCAGGACAACGCGACTCGTGAATTCTTCCCCTATGTCTTCGGCATGGCCGTGTGGACCGATTACGGCTTTTCCACCTATCACAGTTGGCAAACTCGCGTAGTCAAACGGCTCTCCGGTGGATTGCAGTTTTCGGCGAATTACACGTGGGCTAAGTCGCTGGATAATAATTCGGCCGGATCATCAGGGTCGAACGATTCTGATTCGGGCGGCATTAGCAATCCGTTCAACCGAAAAGCTGAGAAAGGGCGTTCGGCCTTTGACGCGCGGCATCGGTTTGTGGTCAGCGCGGTGTATGAATTGCCGTTCGGCCCAGGTCGCGCCTTCGGCGCGAGCGCTACGGGCGTTGGCAGAAAACTCATCGAAGGCTGGCAAATCAGCGGCATTGGGTCGTATCGCACAGGCACGGCGTTTACTGTGGATAGCACTACCGATTTTCATCAAATCGGGCGAACCAACAGCAACCGGCCTAATTTGATCGGCGACCCCAATGCTGGCCCGCGCACGGCCGAGCAGTGGTTCAATGTCGCCGCGTTTGTCACGCCGACCCCCGGTTTCTTCGGCACGGCCGGTCGAAACATCGTGGAAGCCGATAGCTTCAGCGCCATAGACCTCTCATTCCAAAAAGAGACGAGCATCACGGAGCGGTGGCGGGTGCAGTTCCGCTGGGAGATCTTCAATCTGCTGAACCAGACAAATTTTGCTGTGCCCGATCGCACGTTTGTCGCGCCGATTGATGCGCCAGGCGGGGTGGCCAATATCAATCCCAACTTTGGCCGAGTGTTCACGGCGGCTGACCCGCGCGTGATGCAAGTCGCTCTCAAACTCATCTTTTGA
- a CDS encoding aminotransferase class V-fold PLP-dependent enzyme, with amino-acid sequence MASRIDMRRRHFLSAAAVTPFAGLLNAFPQASTEGDQTAFWAHVRREFRLDPNRAFFNTGTLGSSPRVVTETVTEAMRMMDALPTYGYWAQGMPQAFKVRDKAAALLGAEPVEVTITHSTTEGMNMIGLGLDLRPGDHVLTSTHEHPGGMAVWDFLAQHRGIVVDTLPLPLSPERDDEILEAIEKRIRPRTRLIAVSHILYSTGLVMPVKEIGQIARRKGILYLVDGAHPVGMKPVNVKEIGCDFYAASGHKWLCGPRGTGLLYVKKEHLKRLRRFIHAYPEHHVPADVGTIDTQVSRLNFAWTTNLHDILGLGAAIDFHQQIGAERVHAYNMALINRFKRAVVEVPNLQLISTFDGPLASPMATVRIIGKSNKQVFKRLRDEWRITVKEVADAELPQPLNAIRVSPHIYNTAAQVDELIAALRHIMTSAGE; translated from the coding sequence ATGGCAAGTCGAATTGATATGCGCCGACGCCACTTCTTGAGCGCCGCTGCTGTGACCCCGTTTGCTGGGTTGTTGAACGCTTTTCCGCAAGCTTCAACTGAGGGCGATCAGACGGCGTTTTGGGCGCACGTCCGGCGTGAGTTCCGGCTCGACCCGAATCGGGCGTTTTTCAACACCGGCACGCTCGGTTCCTCGCCGCGCGTGGTCACTGAGACAGTGACCGAAGCCATGCGCATGATGGACGCGCTGCCGACGTATGGCTACTGGGCGCAAGGCATGCCCCAGGCATTCAAAGTGCGCGACAAAGCTGCTGCGTTGCTGGGCGCTGAGCCGGTTGAAGTCACCATCACGCATAGCACGACAGAAGGGATGAACATGATCGGCCTGGGCCTTGATCTGCGGCCCGGCGATCATGTGTTGACCAGCACGCATGAACATCCGGGCGGCATGGCAGTGTGGGATTTCTTGGCGCAGCACCGCGGGATCGTTGTTGACACGCTGCCGCTGCCGCTTTCGCCTGAACGCGATGATGAGATTTTAGAGGCTATCGAGAAGCGTATTCGACCGCGCACGCGCTTGATCGCTGTGTCCCACATTCTCTATTCAACTGGCCTGGTGATGCCCGTGAAGGAAATTGGCCAGATCGCGCGGCGCAAAGGTATCTTGTACTTGGTTGACGGCGCGCATCCGGTCGGGATGAAGCCGGTCAATGTCAAGGAGATTGGTTGCGATTTCTATGCAGCGAGCGGACACAAATGGCTCTGCGGGCCGCGTGGCACCGGCTTACTCTACGTGAAAAAGGAGCACCTGAAGCGCCTGCGCCGATTCATCCATGCTTATCCTGAGCATCATGTGCCTGCCGATGTTGGGACGATTGACACGCAGGTGAGTCGGCTCAATTTCGCCTGGACGACCAACCTGCATGACATATTGGGATTGGGCGCTGCCATTGATTTTCATCAGCAGATTGGGGCCGAGCGCGTTCATGCGTACAATATGGCGCTGATCAATCGCTTCAAACGGGCGGTGGTCGAGGTCCCCAATCTCCAGTTGATTTCCACTTTCGATGGTCCGCTGGCCTCGCCGATGGCCACCGTTCGGATTATCGGCAAAAGCAATAAGCAAGTGTTCAAACGGCTGCGTGATGAGTGGCGCATCACCGTCAAGGAAGTCGCCGACGCGGAGCTCCCGCAGCCGCTCAATGCGATTCGCGTCTCGCCACACATCTACAACACAGCCGCGCAAGTGGACGAGCTGATCGCCGCGCTGCGTCACATCATGACCTCCGCTGGCGAGTAG
- a CDS encoding DUF1838 family protein has product MKKQQFVSMLCLILLSVQWVQAQRLNLNNPEDALKAYRKAQCSLTDGEPAVYWWRGRVYSRVPGEKDRHLFNVQGMNIRACVTVPDANGGYGFRMVSREVMFYLDPNTDQVLRRWKNPWTGKEVEVLHVANDPVNMRAPLFARGPSGDYKFPGTFKDGQVLLSFEVPLFYTNPLGGEYQNYVGGTYHAMELFNWFINEQDLLDATKNRVEQASVSWGRISQWLPWMEMGDRPGLMIFHAAGMRLSRWDDLPELVKQEIKQNYPIYQQPPPLDDQRPNETSWTYFKKVIGQKKAETRAESRPAPTDGGAAIVLNPNGHQAASPEVALGPDGSINVIWVDRTPDAPNRAHLKPGEHTHKSNTNLYFARSTDGGRTFSTPVRVNDVEGSVWGFNTSKPRIAIGKSGTIHIFYSGNRRPAGAPRQAVDAMYTRSTDGGRTFEKPRRLNSIYQSQYDDGELDAAHCFGAMGVAPDGSVYVYWIDTREIRKEGDNGTIYGVVSRNDGKSFEPERKVFGAIACPCCQLWVTFSPDSKPYLSMRRVGDDGSRDSAVARSDDKGKSYSEPVPVTTAKWMINGCPLKPTAMAVDRRGRLYAVYYTAGAKPAGVYFTVSEDGGKTFAPHQLLHPEAKVSDHPGVTVGPDDSVYVFWDARVGEERRVYMKVSTDHGKSFGPAIEFGAPEGSATYPSVAVGKDGVAYVAWQQNDRIMFQVWPTVVAHRH; this is encoded by the coding sequence ATGAAAAAGCAACAGTTTGTGTCCATGCTCTGTTTGATTTTGCTGAGTGTGCAATGGGTTCAGGCTCAGCGATTGAACCTGAACAATCCTGAGGACGCGCTCAAGGCGTATCGCAAGGCGCAATGCTCGCTGACCGATGGCGAGCCAGCCGTCTACTGGTGGCGCGGGCGCGTCTATAGTCGTGTGCCGGGGGAAAAAGATCGTCACCTGTTCAATGTTCAGGGGATGAACATCCGCGCGTGTGTGACCGTTCCCGACGCCAATGGCGGATACGGATTTCGCATGGTCTCGCGCGAAGTGATGTTCTACTTGGACCCGAATACCGATCAGGTGTTACGCCGATGGAAGAATCCGTGGACGGGCAAAGAAGTCGAAGTGCTTCATGTGGCCAACGATCCCGTCAACATGCGAGCGCCGCTGTTTGCTCGTGGGCCGAGCGGCGATTACAAGTTCCCTGGCACGTTCAAAGATGGGCAGGTACTGCTCAGTTTTGAGGTGCCGCTGTTTTACACCAATCCGCTGGGCGGCGAGTATCAGAATTATGTTGGTGGCACGTATCATGCGATGGAGCTGTTCAATTGGTTCATCAACGAGCAAGACCTGCTGGACGCCACCAAGAATCGGGTCGAACAGGCCAGTGTCTCATGGGGGCGCATCTCGCAGTGGTTACCGTGGATGGAAATGGGTGACCGGCCTGGCCTGATGATCTTCCATGCCGCCGGTATGCGGCTGAGCCGTTGGGATGATTTGCCCGAACTGGTCAAGCAAGAGATTAAGCAGAACTATCCCATCTACCAGCAACCGCCGCCCCTGGATGATCAACGCCCCAACGAGACCAGTTGGACCTACTTCAAAAAAGTGATCGGGCAGAAGAAGGCGGAAACGCGAGCCGAAAGCCGGCCGGCTCCCACCGACGGCGGCGCAGCCATCGTGCTGAATCCCAATGGTCACCAGGCAGCCAGTCCCGAAGTGGCGCTCGGTCCTGATGGGAGCATCAACGTCATCTGGGTGGACAGAACGCCCGATGCGCCCAACCGCGCGCATTTGAAGCCCGGCGAACACACGCACAAGAGCAATACGAATTTGTATTTCGCACGCTCAACCGATGGTGGCCGGACCTTCTCAACGCCCGTTCGCGTCAATGATGTGGAAGGCAGCGTGTGGGGATTCAACACGAGCAAACCTCGCATCGCGATCGGCAAGTCAGGCACCATTCACATCTTCTATTCCGGTAATCGTCGCCCGGCAGGCGCGCCACGTCAGGCAGTGGATGCCATGTATACGCGCTCGACCGATGGTGGGCGCACATTTGAGAAACCGCGCCGACTCAATTCCATCTACCAGAGTCAATACGACGACGGCGAATTGGATGCCGCGCATTGCTTCGGCGCAATGGGTGTCGCGCCGGATGGCTCTGTCTATGTTTATTGGATTGACACACGGGAGATCAGAAAAGAAGGGGACAACGGCACCATCTACGGTGTCGTTTCACGCAATGACGGCAAGAGCTTTGAGCCGGAGCGGAAAGTGTTCGGCGCGATTGCTTGCCCGTGTTGTCAGCTCTGGGTGACGTTCTCGCCTGATTCTAAACCTTATCTCTCAATGCGGCGCGTCGGTGACGATGGCTCGCGCGATAGCGCCGTGGCTCGCTCCGATGACAAAGGAAAATCCTATTCCGAGCCAGTGCCCGTCACCACCGCTAAATGGATGATCAACGGCTGCCCGCTCAAGCCGACAGCCATGGCCGTGGACCGACGAGGACGACTCTATGCCGTCTACTATACCGCCGGGGCCAAGCCAGCCGGCGTCTATTTCACAGTCTCCGAAGATGGCGGCAAGACGTTTGCGCCCCATCAACTGTTGCATCCTGAAGCGAAGGTCTCGGATCATCCGGGTGTCACTGTTGGGCCTGATGATTCGGTCTACGTCTTCTGGGATGCGCGGGTGGGCGAAGAGCGGCGCGTTTACATGAAGGTCTCAACCGATCATGGCAAATCGTTTGGTCCGGCGATCGAATTCGGCGCCCCGGAAGGTTCGGCCACGTATCCTTCGGTTGCCGTCGGCAAGGATGGTGTAGCCTATGTCGCTTGGCAACAGAACGACCGCATTATGTTTCAAGTGTGGCCGACCGTCGTCGCACATCGGCATTAA